The Chlorocebus sabaeus isolate Y175 chromosome 1, mChlSab1.0.hap1, whole genome shotgun sequence genome includes a region encoding these proteins:
- the FOXR1 gene encoding forkhead box protein R1 gives MGNELFLAFTTSHLSLAEQKLARYKLRIVKPPKLPLEKKPNPDKDGPDYEPNLWMWVNPNIVYPPGKLEVPGPRKREDLTSTLPLSQPPQKEEDASCSEATGVESLSQSSSKWSPPRKRFAFSPSTWELTEEEEAEDQEDSSSVALPSPHKRAPLQSRRLRQASSQAGRLWSRPPLNYFHLIALALRNSPPCGLNVQQIYSFTRKHFPFFRTAPEGWKNTVRHNLCFRDSFEKVPVSMQGGASTRPRSCLWKLTEEGHRRFAEEARALASTRLESIQQCMSQPDVMPFLFDL, from the exons ATGGGGAACGAGCTCTTTCTGGCCTTCACCACATCTCACCTCTCCTTAGCCGAGCAGAAAC TTGCCAGGTATAAACTGCGAATTGTTAAGCCACCAAAATTACCCCTAGAGAAAAAACCCAACCCTGATAAGGATG GTCCAGATTATGAACCCAACCTCTGGATGTGGGTAAACCCCAACATCGTGTATCCCCCTGGAAAGCTGGAGGTCCCAGGACCTAGGAAGAGGGAGGATCTGACAAGCACACTCCCCTTGTCTCAGCCACCACAGAAGGAGGAAGATGCCAGCTGCTCagaagccacaggggtggaaTCACTGTCCCAGTCCTCCAGCAAGTGGTCTCCCCCTCGGAAGCGCTTTGCCTTTTCCCCCAGCACCTGGGAG CTcacagaagaggaggaggctgaggaccAGGAAGACAGCTCCTCTGTGGCTCTCCCATCCCCTCACAAAAGGGCCCCCCTCCAGAGTCGGAGGCTTCGGCAAGCCAGCAGCCAGGCGGGGAGGCTCTGGTCCCGGCCCCCTCTCAATTACTTCCACCTAATTGCCCTGGCATTAAGAAACAGTCCCCCCTGTGGCCTCAACGTGCAACAGATCTACAGTTTCACTCG AAAACACTTCCCCTTTTTCCGGACAGCCCCGGAAGGCTGGAAGAATACTGTCCGTCACAATCTCTGTTTTCGAGACAGCTTTGAGAAAGTGCCTGTCAGCATGCAGGGCGGGGCCAGCACACGGCCTCGATCTTGCCTCTGGAAGTTGACCGAGGAGGGACACCGCCGCTTTGCGGAGGAGGCCCGCGCCTTGGCTTCCACTCGGCTGGAAAGTATCCAGCAGTGCATGAGCCAGCCAG ATGTGATGCCCTTCCTCTTTGATCTTTAA